The following proteins are encoded in a genomic region of Pseudoxanthomonas suwonensis 11-1:
- the hisIE gene encoding bifunctional phosphoribosyl-AMP cyclohydrolase/phosphoribosyl-ATP diphosphatase HisIE translates to MSEDSSAGAVGRIGVFPVGLDWDKSGGLLPVIVQDADNLRVLMLGYMDREALQATMARRLVTFYSRSKQRLWTKGETSGHVLELVDVQADCDSDALLVLARPRGPTCHLQRPSCFEAAPHATDAVPRKVEPEIGFLAKLDALVAQRERERPEGSYTTRLFEAGVRRIAQKVGEEGVETALAGVAQSDEHLLGEVADLIYHTTVLLHARRLSLTDAVAVLEERHAERTGH, encoded by the coding sequence ATGTCTGAAGATTCCAGCGCCGGCGCGGTAGGCCGCATCGGCGTATTCCCCGTGGGCCTGGACTGGGACAAGTCCGGCGGCCTGCTGCCGGTGATCGTCCAGGACGCGGACAACCTGCGCGTACTGATGCTCGGCTACATGGACCGCGAGGCGCTGCAGGCCACGATGGCCCGCCGCCTGGTGACGTTCTACAGCCGCAGCAAGCAGCGCCTGTGGACCAAGGGCGAGACCTCCGGCCACGTGCTGGAACTGGTCGACGTGCAGGCCGACTGCGATTCCGACGCGCTGCTTGTGCTGGCGCGTCCGCGCGGCCCGACCTGCCACCTGCAGCGGCCCAGCTGCTTCGAGGCGGCACCGCACGCCACCGACGCCGTGCCGCGCAAGGTCGAACCCGAGATCGGCTTCCTCGCCAAGCTCGACGCGCTGGTCGCCCAGCGCGAGCGCGAGCGTCCGGAAGGCAGCTACACAACCAGGCTGTTCGAGGCCGGCGTGCGCCGGATCGCGCAGAAGGTGGGCGAGGAGGGCGTGGAGACCGCGCTGGCCGGCGTCGCCCAGAGCGACGAACACCTGCTGGGCGAAGTGGCCGACCTGATTTACCACACCACCGTGCTGCTGCACGCGCGCCGCCTGTCGCTGACCGATGCGGTGGCGGTCCTC